From Bombus huntii isolate Logan2020A chromosome 4, iyBomHunt1.1, whole genome shotgun sequence, one genomic window encodes:
- the LOC126864645 gene encoding solute carrier family 23 member 1: MPENGIQMTEINLENSTLPLSNTKTAGNNRSTNLNYGIDDVPPWYLCLFMALQHYLTMIGAIVSIPFILTPALCMAEDDPSRSYIISTMIFVTGLVTFFQTTIGCRLPLVQGGTISFLVPTLAILSLPQWKCPEPEVLNQMSPENRTELWQIRMRELSGAIAVSALFQVVIGFGGIIGYLLKFITPLTIVPTVSLVGISLFENAADAASQHWGIAAGTILMLTLYSQILVNVPFPILMYRKGQGISIVWFELFKLFPVLLTIVVMWIICAILTVTDALPVGHPARADSKLKIINDSPWFRVPYPGQWGTPTVSLSGVLGMLAGVLACTVESISYYPTTSRMCGAPPPPVHAINRGIGIEGLGTMLAGLWGSGNGTNTFGENVGTIGVTKVGSRRVIQWACVLMILQGLISKFGAVFIIIPEPIVGGIFCVMFGMITAFGLSALQYINLNSARNLYILGFSIFFPLVLSKWMINHSGVIETGNDIVDSVFTVLLSTTILVGGVIGCLLDNIIPGTPEERGLIAWSKEMELHTERDDKEDQEYMFNTFDFPFGMDALRRWKWTQYVPFLPTYKPGIYSCSQKKQ; this comes from the exons atgcCTGAAAATGGAATACAGATGACCGAAATA AATCTAGAAAATTCAACATTACCACTGTCGAATACTAAAACTGCTGGCAATAACAGGAGCACGAATCTCAATTATGGCATCGACGATGTCCCGCCCTGGTATCTTTGCTTATTTATGGCTTTACAG CATTATCTAACGATGATAGGTGCAATAGTCTCGATTCCCTTCATCCTTACTCCAGCATTGTGCATGGCGGAGGACGATCCATCGAGAAGTTATATAATTTCCACCATGATCTTCGTCACAGGACTGGTCACTTTCTTCCAAACCACCATAGGATGCAG GTTGCCGCTAGTTCAAGGAGGAACTATATCCTTTTTAGTCCCAACATTGGCGATACTAAGTTTACCACAATGGAAGTGTCCAGAGCCGGAAGTTTTAAATCAAATGTCTCCGGAGAACCGCACAGAACTATGGCAAATTAGAATGAGGGAACTTTCAGGAGCCATCGCTGTATCCGCTTTGTTCCAAGTAGTCATTGGATTTGGAG GTATTATTGgatatttgttgaaatttattaCGCCACTGACTATTGTGCCAACTGTCTCTCTCGTTGGAATATCTCTCTTTGAGAATGCAGCTGACGCTGCGTCTCAACATTGGGGTATAGCAGCTGG AACAATATTGATGTTAACATTGTATTCTCAAATACTTGTTAATGTGCCATTCCCGATATTGATGTACCGTAAGGGTCAGGGAATAAGCATCGTGTGGTTTGAATTATTTAAGCTATTCCCG GTACTGTTAACAATAGTAGTCATGTGGATAATTTGCGCGATTTTAACCGTGACGGATGCTTTGCCAGTCGGTCATCCAGCCAGAGCAGATAGTAAATTAAAGATTATCAATGATTCTCCATGGTTCCGTGTCCCATATCCTGGTCAATGGGGTACACCGACCGTATCCCTGTCTGGTGTACTTGGTATGTTAGCTGGTGTATTAGCGTGTACGGTGGAATCTATCAGTTATTATCCAACTACCTCCAGGATGTGCG GCGCACCACCTCCGCCGGTTCACGCCATTAACCGAGGTATCGGCATAGAAGGGCTTGGTACGATGTTAGCTGGACTTTGGGGTAGCGGGAACGGTACAAACACGTTTGGAGAAAATGTGGGAACTATTG GTGTTACGAAAGTAGGCAGTCGCAGAGTTATTCAATGGGCATGTGTCTTGATGATTCTCCAAGGATTGATTAGCAAATTTGGCGCTGTTTTTATCATTATCCCCGAACCAATAGTCGGCGGAATATTTTGCGTGATGTTTGGAATGATCACTGCTTTTG GCCTCTCTGCGTTGcaatacataaatttaaattcagcAAGGAATTTGTACATTCTTGGATTCTCCATTTTCTTTCCACTG GTATTATCTAAGTGGATGATCAATCACTCAGGTGTAATAGAAACCGGAAATGACATAGTCGACAGTGTATTTACCGTGTTACTTAGTACGACTATCTTGGTGGGGGGTGTAATAGGATGTTTATTAGATAATATTATACCAG gTACCCCTGAGGAACGTGGGCTCATTGCTTGGTCAAAGGAAATGGAATTACATACCGAAAGGGACGACAAAGAAGACCAAGAGTATATGTTCAATACTTTTGATTTTCCATTTGGAATGGATGCTTTACGAAG ATGGAAATGGACACAATACGTACCATTTTTACCGACATATAAACCTGGAATTTATTCATGTAGTCAGAAAAAACAATGA